DNA from Acidimicrobiales bacterium:
CGATTCCCAGCCGGCCGCCCAGCCGGCCGCAGGAGAGAGAACCTGTTCTCCCGCCCGACTGCCTCCTATCGGACAGGTCGGGCGGGATCTGAGCGCAAGGAGTTGGGAATCGTGCCTACCAGCGGGTGGGATTGTTGGCCACCTCCCGGAACGGCCGGTCCTTGTCGACCCGGGGCTCGGCGGGCAGCCCCAGGACCCGCTCCCCGATCACGTTGAGCTGCACCTGGTCGGTCCCCCCCGCTATGCGCAGCTGGAGGGCCGAGAGCAGCTCGTGCTGCCAGAAGCCGTCGTCGGGGGCGTCCTCGTCCCACAGCGTGCCGGCCGGGCCGAGCAGCCCGATGGCCACCTCGTTGAGCCGCTTCTGGAGGTGGGCGGCGTAGTACTTGAGGAGCGACGGGTTCGGTCCGCCCGGAGCCCCCATCCGGGCGCCGAGAAAGCGCAGGATCCGCGACCGGACGTAGGCGTCGGCCAGCTGCTGGCGCACCACCGGATCCCCGGTCCGGCCCATCCGGGCCGCGGCCGAGATCATCTCCCGGACCTTGTCGCGGCCGCCGCCCCCTCCGACCAGGCCACCCATCAGCATGCGCTCGTGGGCCAGGGTCGTCATCGCCACCGCCCAGCCACCGTTGACCTCCCCGAGGACGTTGGCGTGGGGCACCCGGGCGGAGCTCAGGAAGACCTCGTTGAAGTGGGCGTCCCCGGTCACCTGGCGCAGCGGCCGCACCTCGATGCCGGGCTGGTGCATGTCGATCAGGAAGTAGGTGATGCCCCGGTGCTTGGGCTGGTCGGGGTCGGTCCGGGCCAGGAGGATGGCGTAGTCGGCGATGTGGGCCTGGGTGGTCCAGACCTTCTGGCCGTCGACGATCCACTCGTCCCCGTCCCGCTCGGCCCGGGTGGCCAGCCCGGCCAGGTCCGACCCCGCCCCCGGCTCGCTGTAGAGCTGGCACCACGCCAGGTCCCCCAGGAGGGTGGGCCGGATGAACTGGTCCTTCTGCTCGTCGGTGCCGTGGGCCAGGATCGTGGGCGCCACCATGGTGACGCCGATCCCGGCCGGGACGGCCTGGTGGCACTTGCGCAGCTCCTCCGCCACGATGGCCTGCTGCGCCGGGGACCCGCCCCTGCCGCCGTACCGCTCCGGGTAGCTCACGAAGGAGAAGCCGGCCGCCGCCAGCTCCCGCTGCCATGCCCGCAGGGCCTGGTAGGCCGGATCGGCGGGATCGGGCATCCGGGCCCGGATGCCCCCAGCGGGCGGTGGGTGTTCCTCCAGCCACGCCACCAGCTCGGCCCGTAAGGCGGCGTCGGGCCCGCCCGCGGCGGCGCGGTCGGCAGCGGTCTCGGTCTGGGTCATCCCTCTCCCATCAGGTAGCGGCTGAGCACGTCGGCCACGCATGCCGGCCGGTCCCCGCCCTCGATCTCCACGGTCACGCGCATGGCGGCCTGGACCCCGCCGGCCACGTCGGCCACCGCCAGTACCTCCACCCCGCCCCGCAGGCGGGAGCTGACGGGGACGGGGGCGGGGAAGCGCACCCGGTCCAGCCCGTAGTTGATGCCCATGGCCATGCCCTTCACCTCGACGACCTGGGGCAGGAAGTAGTTGACGAGCGACAGCGTCAAGTAGCCGTGGGCGATCGTCGTCCCGAACGGCCCGGCGGAGGCCCGGGCCGGGTCGACGTGGATCCACTGGTGGTCCCCGGTGGCCTCGGCGAACAGGACGATCCGCTCCTGGCCCACCTCCATCCAGGAGCTGTGGCCGAGGTGGCGCCCGACCGCCTCCCGCAGCCCCTCCACCCCGTCGATGACCGTCGGCGCCATGCGGCGCGGAATAGTAGGGGGCGTGGTCGATACCCCCGGCAGCCCGCCGCCCGGTCAGCCCGGCGGTCATCCCGTCCTGGACACGCCCATCTGCTCCCTCCTCGGCGTGCGCTGGCCCCTCGTGCAGACGGGGATGGGCTGGGTGGCGGGCCCCCGTCTGGTGAGCGCCACCGCCGAGGCGGGGGCGCTCGGGATCCTGGCCTCGGCCACCATGACCTACGACGAGCTGGTGGCCGCCATCCGGGAGGTCAAGGCCCGGACCCGGCAGCCGTTCGGGGTCAACATCCGCTCCGACCAGTCCGACGTGGGCCGGGTCGTCGATCTGCTGGTGGCCGAGAAGGTGCGCGTGGCCAGCTTCGCCCAGGCCCCCAACGAGAAGCTGATCAAGCGGCTCAAGGACGGCGGGATCGTGTGCATGCCGACGGTGGCGGCCCGGCGCCACGCCGAGAAGGTCGCGGCGTGGGGGGTCGACGCCGTGATCGCCCAGGGCCAGGAGGGCGGGGGGCACACCGGCCAGGTGCCGACCTCCCTCCTCCTGCCCCAGGTCTGCGAGGCCGTCGACATCCCGGTCCTCGGCGCGGGCGGGTTCATGGACGGCCGCGGCCTGGTGGCGGCCCTGGCGTGGGGGGCGGCGGGCATCGCCATGGGCACCCGGTTCCTCCTGACCCGGGAGAGCACCGTGCCCGACCACGTGAAGGCGCGCTATCTGGAGGCGGCGGTGACCGACACCGTGGTCACCCGGGCGGTGGACGGCATGCCCCAGCGCGTGATCCGCACCCCTCTCGTCGACCGTCTCGAGCGCTCACGGGGCCCGGCGGCGCTGGCGCGGTCGGTCGGCAGCGCCCTGCGCCTCCGCCGGCTCACCGAGACCGGCCTGATCGAGCTGGTCCGGGAGGGGAGGGCCATGCGCCGCTCCGGGGACCTGACCCTGGCCCAGATGGCCATGGCGGCCAACGCCCCGATGCTCACCCGGGCCACCATGGTCGAGGGCCGGTTGGAGACCGGGATCCTGCCGACCGGGCAGGTGACCGGGCGCATCGAGAGCCTGCCCACCGTGGCCGAGCTGGTCGACTCGATCGTGGCCGGCGCCGCCGAGACCCTGGACCGCCTGGCGGCGGCTCCCGTCGGACGACCCTGAGGAGGAGTCTTGGCCCTGGTGGAGATGGCGCAGCCGGCGCCGCACGTCCGTCTGCTCACCCTCAACCGTCCGGAGCGGCTCAACGCCCTCGACTGGGCCCTGGTGGGTGCGATCCACGACGCCCTCGACGAGGTGGCCGACGACCGCGACTGCCGGGTGGCGGTGATAACGGGGGCGGGCCGGGGCT
Protein-coding regions in this window:
- a CDS encoding acyl-CoA dehydrogenase family protein, with translation MTQTETAADRAAAGGPDAALRAELVAWLEEHPPPAGGIRARMPDPADPAYQALRAWQRELAAAGFSFVSYPERYGGRGGSPAQQAIVAEELRKCHQAVPAGIGVTMVAPTILAHGTDEQKDQFIRPTLLGDLAWCQLYSEPGAGSDLAGLATRAERDGDEWIVDGQKVWTTQAHIADYAILLARTDPDQPKHRGITYFLIDMHQPGIEVRPLRQVTGDAHFNEVFLSSARVPHANVLGEVNGGWAVAMTTLAHERMLMGGLVGGGGGRDKVREMISAAARMGRTGDPVVRQQLADAYVRSRILRFLGARMGAPGGPNPSLLKYYAAHLQKRLNEVAIGLLGPAGTLWDEDAPDDGFWQHELLSALQLRIAGGTDQVQLNVIGERVLGLPAEPRVDKDRPFREVANNPTRW
- a CDS encoding MaoC family dehydratase gives rise to the protein MAPTVIDGVEGLREAVGRHLGHSSWMEVGQERIVLFAEATGDHQWIHVDPARASAGPFGTTIAHGYLTLSLVNYFLPQVVEVKGMAMGINYGLDRVRFPAPVPVSSRLRGGVEVLAVADVAGGVQAAMRVTVEIEGGDRPACVADVLSRYLMGEG
- a CDS encoding nitronate monooxygenase → MVDTPGSPPPGQPGGHPVLDTPICSLLGVRWPLVQTGMGWVAGPRLVSATAEAGALGILASATMTYDELVAAIREVKARTRQPFGVNIRSDQSDVGRVVDLLVAEKVRVASFAQAPNEKLIKRLKDGGIVCMPTVAARRHAEKVAAWGVDAVIAQGQEGGGHTGQVPTSLLLPQVCEAVDIPVLGAGGFMDGRGLVAALAWGAAGIAMGTRFLLTRESTVPDHVKARYLEAAVTDTVVTRAVDGMPQRVIRTPLVDRLERSRGPAALARSVGSALRLRRLTETGLIELVREGRAMRRSGDLTLAQMAMAANAPMLTRATMVEGRLETGILPTGQVTGRIESLPTVAELVDSIVAGAAETLDRLAAAPVGRP